The Pirellulales bacterium genome includes the window AGGCCATTGTCATGAAAGCCCGCGAAATTCACATGGCCGGGGCCACTGTGCTGCGGGGTCCGATGGGCTTTGGAGCGAAAAGCCATCTGCACACCGCCAAAATTTTGCGGCTTTCGGAAGACTTGCCACTGGTAATTGAGATGGTCGATGGCAAAGATAAGATCGACGAGTTCATGCCGTTTGTCGACGAAATGGTGCAGGAAGGCCTGGTCACGCTGGAACGCGTGCAGGTCATCCAGTATCGGGCGGCAGCGCAATGACGAACGA containing:
- a CDS encoding DUF190 domain-containing protein, with the translated sequence AIVMKAREIHMAGATVLRGPMGFGAKSHLHTAKILRLSEDLPLVIEMVDGKDKIDEFMPFVDEMVQEGLVTLERVQVIQYRAAAQ